The DNA window ATCTTCCGTCAGCAGCCCAAGCTGTCGGTCGGCAATCATTTTGGCGGCAAGCTGGCGTTCGACAGGCAGGGCTATCTGTTCATCGCGCTGGGTGAAAACAACCAGCGGCCGACGGCGCAGGAGACCGACAAACTGCAGGGCAAACTGGTGCGGCTGACCGCCGAAGGTGCGGTACCGCCGGATAACCCCTGGGTCGGCCAGGCCGGCAAACGGCCGGAGGTTTGGTCTTACGGCCACCGCAATCCGCAAGGGCTGGCGTTGAACCCGTGGAGCGGCGCGATCTGGGAACATGAGCACGGCCCGCGCGGCGGCGATGAGCTCAATATCCCGCTGCCGGGTAAAAACTATGGCTGGCCGCTGGCCACCTACGGCATCAACTATTCCGGCCAACCGATACCGGAGGCCAAAGGGGAACGGGTGCCCGGCACCGAACAACCGCTGCACTACTGGCGAGTCTCGCCCGGCCTCAGCGGCATGGCGTTTTATGACGGCCAACGCTTCCCCGCCTGGCGGCACTCGCTGTTCATCGGCGCGCTGGCGCAAAAGGAACTGATTCGCCTGACGCTGGAGAGCGACAAGGTGGTGGCGGAAGAGCGGCTGTTGGGCGATCGCGGCGAACGCATCCGCGAGGTGCGCAGCGGGCCGGATGGCTACCTGTATCTGCTGACGGACGAACGGAACGGCAAGCTGCTGAAGGTCGGGGCGTCGTAGCGCCCCGCATCGATTAGGTGAGCGCGCTCATTACGCCGCGCTGGTAGGCTGGGCGAGCGCGCAGCTGCTGATACCAGCGCTCCATGTTCGGCCGTGAGCGACGGGCGATCGGCATTTCGAACCAGGCGTAGGCGAAGCTGCCGAGCGGAATATCGCCGAAGCCGAACGCTTCGCCGGAGAGGTAGGGCTGGCGCGCCAGCGTCTGTTCGATGACGTCGAAGTGTTTTTCCAGCGTGGCGATCGCCGCATCGATTTTCGCCATGTCGCGCAGCTCGGGCGCGGTACGCACCAGGCCCCAAAAGACGATGGTGAAGGCCGGGACGATGGTTGAGGTGGTCCAGTCCATCCATTTCTCGGCGGCGGCGCGCGCCTGCAGATCCTGCGGATAGAACGTCGCATCGCCGAATTTCGCCGCCAGGTAGCGCACGATGGTGTTGGATTCCCACAGTACGAAGTCATCGTCCTGCAGCAGCGGCACCAGGCCGTTCGGGTTCAGCGCGCGGTAGCTCTCTTCGTTTACCTTGCCGAACGCGCCGCCGGCGTTGATGTGGGTGAAGTTCAGCTCCAGTTCGGCGGCGCACCACAGCACCTTCCTGACGTTGTTCGAATTCTCACGACCCCAAATGGTCAGCATTGGATAGCTCCGTTAGCGGATTAAGGACCCTTAATACCTACGCCACAACGCGCTTTTTGTCACACCGCAGGGCACTTTTTGTCTGCCATTCAGCGTTCCCAACGGCACACTTCCCAGCCGCGTTCCACCGCCAGCGCGTTCAACTCGCTGTCGGGGTTGATCACCGTGGCGCTGTCGACGAATTGCAGCATCGCCTTGTCGTTGAGGGAGTCGCTGTAGCCGTGGCTGTGCTCGAATTTCAGATGTGGATGCTGCGCCAGCCAGTGCTGCAGGCGGATCACCTTGCCCTGCTGATAGGTCATGGTGCCGTAAGTGTTGCCGGTAAAGCGGCCATCGCTGATTTCCACGCCAATCGCCAGCGCATCGTCGGCACCGAGCTGTTCGGCTATTGGCGCCACCAGATGCTCGCCGGTGGCGGAGATCACCAGAATGCAGTCGCCGCGCTCGCGGTGCCACTGCAGGCGTTCACGGGCGGCGGGGTAGACGCGCGGCAGGATGTCGCGCCGGATGTAACGCTGCACCCAGCCGGCCACGGTTTGCACGCTCAGGCCGGTCAACGGTGCCAGCGTAGCCTGCATATAGTCCTCCATCGACAGCTTGCCCTGATAATAGAGCTGCATCAGCTGCTGCTCCTGCAGTTCAAGCTCCGCCGGCGCGAATCCCTGGCCGACCAGCCAGCGGATCCACAGGCTGGCGCTGTCATCGTCAATCAGGGTTTCATCCAGGTCGAATAAGGCTAAATCCATCAGTATTTCTCCGGCAGGCAGGGTATGAGGTCGTTTACAGGATAGCGGATAGCGCACGTCGCCAGCCAGCGGCGTCGGCGAAATTGCGCAGAGCATAAGAAACATTGATGACGCTTTTGCGACAGTTTGTTGAACGTTTGCATAACTTAGAACGCAACAATATTGGCCGCCCCGGCGAACGCGGTGCTAACTAGAAGACCAATGCAGCCACCCGCTGGGGGGAGTGACCATGTTGATTATTCGCCTGTATGGCAGCCCGATCGTGATCGGGGAAGACGAGGAACCGCAAGATGACGCATCTGACGACGCTGAAAACGCTGCCGCTGCTGGATCTTTCGCAGCTTGACGGCGATGCGCGCCAGCGGCGCGCCTTTCTTGACGATTTGCGCGCGGCGGCGCGCGACGTAGGTTTTTTCTATCTGCGCGGTCACGGCGTGGACGGCGCGTTGAATGCGCGGTTGCAGCACGCCGCGCGGCAATTTTTCGCCCTGCCGGAAGCCGACAAGCTGGCGGTGCAGATGGTGCGCTCGCCGCATTTTCGCGGTTATAACCGGGCGGCGGCGGAGCTCACGCTCGGCCAGCCGGACTGGCGCGAGCAGTTCGATATCGGCGCCGAACGTCCGGCGCTGACGCTGGCTGACGACACCCCGCGTTGGGCGCGCCTGCAGGGGCCAAATCAGTGGCCGGCGGCGCTGCCGGCGCTGAAACCGCTGCTGCTGCAGTGGCAGCAGGCGATGACCGCCATGTCGTTGCGGCTGCTGCGCGCTTTCGCGCTGGCGCTGTCGCTGCCGGAGCAGGCTTTCGATCGCTTGTACGGCGATAAGCCCAACGAACACATCAAACTGATTCGCTACCCGGGGCGGGACGCTACCGGCAGCGCACAGGGCGTCGGCGCACACAAGGACTCGGGTTTTCTCAGCTTCTTGCTGCAGGATGCGCAAAAAGGGCTGCAGGTGGAGGTCAGCGAGGGGCGATGGATAGACGCACAGCCGCGTGAAGACACTTTCGTGGTGAACATCGGCGAGCTGCTGGAACTGGCGACCAACGGTTATCTGCGCGCCACGGTGCACCGGGTGGAAACGCCGCCGGCGGGGCGTGACAGATTATCGATCGCGTTCTTCCTCGGCGCGCGTCTGGACGCGGTGGTGCCGCTGTATCAACTGCCGCCGCAGCTGGCGGCGCAGGCGCGCGGCCCGGCCAGCGATCCGCTCAACCCGCTGCTGCGCGATGTCGGTTACAACTACCTGAAAGGGCGCATCCGCTCCCACCCCGATGTAGCGCATCGCTTTTATCAGGACGTTATCGGCCTCTGAATATCAGGCATAAAAAAGCCCGGCGTGGCGGCCGGGCTGAGAGGTGCGCTGATGCAGCGGTTATTCCGCCAGCGCTTGCTTCAGATCGGCGATCAGATCTTCCACATCTTCAATCCCCACCGACAGGCGTACCAGCTGTGGCGTGATGCCGGTTTGCAGGCGCTGTTCCAGCGGAATGGAGGCGTGCGTCATGCTGAATGGCTGGCTGATCAGGCTTTCCACGCCGCCCAGGCTTTCCGCCAGGGTGAACAGGCGCGAACGCTTGATGACCCGGCGTGCATAGGCGTCGTCGCCTTTCAACCGTACCGAGATCATGCCGCCGAAGCGCGTCATCTGGCGCGCCGCCAGCTCGTGCTGCGGATGGCTCGGCAGGCCGGGATAGTAGACGTTTTCCACCTGCGGCTGGCTCTCCAGCCATTGAGCGATGCGCAGCGCGCTGTCGCTGTGGCGCTGCATGCGCAGCGCCAGGGTACGAATGCCGCGCAGCGTCAGGAAGCTGCTGAACGGATCGAGAATACCGCCGACCGCGTTTTGCAGGAAGCCGAGCTGTTCCGCCAGCGCCGGGTTATCGCCCACCGCCGCGACGCCGGCCACCACGTCGGAGTGGCCGTTGAGGTATTTGGTGGCGGAGTGCACCACCACGTCAAAGCCCAGATCCAGCGGGCGTTGCAGATACGGCGAGGCGAAGGTGTTGTCCGCCACGCTGATAAGTTGATGCTTTTTGGCGATCGCGGCGATGGCGCTCAGATCCGCCAGTTTCAGCAATGGGTTGGTCGGGGTTTCCACCCAGATCATTTTGGTATCCGGTTCGATCGCCTGTTCCAGCCCGGCGAGATCCGCCGGTGACACGTAGGTGACGCGCAGGCCGGCGGTGCGGCTGCGCACCTTTTCCAGCAGGCGATAGGTGCCGCCGTACAGGTCGTCCACCGCGATCAGGTGGCTGTCCTTGTCGAGCAGCTCCAGCACCGTGGAGCAGGCCGCCAGACCGGAGGCGAAGGCGTAACCGCGGCTGCCGCCTTCCAGTTCGGCGATGGCGCTTTCCAGCGCGGTGCGCGTCGGGTTGGCGCTGCGGGAATACTCATAGCCGGTATGCTCGCCCGGCGCCGGTTGGGCGTAAGTAGAGGTGGCGTAAATCGCCGGCATCACTGCGCCGGTCGCATCCGGGGTGTAACCGGCGTGAACGGTCAACGTATCAAACTTGGCCATAATGGGTCCTTATTAACGTAATTTTTGGCGCCAGGCGTTAAGCACGTCTGTGCGGGTAATCAGGCCGAGGAAGCGCTCGCCGTCGAGCACCACCGCGACGTGGCCATGGTTGAAGGTGGCCTGCAGTTCCTGATAGCCGGCTTCCTTTTGCAGCGTATTGACCCGCTTGGTCATCGCGCTGCTGGCCGGCAGGCTGAAGTGGGCGGCGTCGGCCTGGACGGCGTTCAGCAGATCCCACTCATCGATCAAACCGACCACCCGATCGCCTTCCAGCACCGGCAGCTGCGAGATGTCGTACAGCCGCATGCGGGCGTGCACGATCGCCAGCGTGTCGTCCGGCGCGGCGGAAACGGCGGCGCCCTCGTCGTGGCGGTAGGCGATCAGATCGCGCAGATCGCCGTGCTGTGGCTTGCTCAGCAAGCCCTGTTCCAGCATCCAGTGATCGTTATACATTTTAGACAGGTATTTGTTGCCGCTGTCGCAGACGAAGGTCACCACTCGCTTGGGTTCGGTCTGTGCGCGGCAGTAACGCAATGCGGCGGCCAGCAGGGTGCCGGTGGACGATCCCGCCAGCACGCCTTCCTTGCGCAGCAGGTCGCGCGCGGTGGTGAAGGCTTCGGCGTCGCCGATGCGGTAAGCGTTGCGCACCTGGTCAAAGTCGCTGAGCGGCGGGACGAAGTCTTCGCCGATGCCTTCCACCAGCCAACTGCCCGCTTCGCCGACTTGGCCGTTGTCGAGATAGTCCGCCAGAATAGAGCCGGCAGGGTCGGCCAGCACGAATTCCGTCTGCGGCGATACTTCGGCGAAATAGCGGCTCAGCCCGCCCAGTGTGCCGCCGGAACCGACTCCGACCACGATGGCGTCTACGTCATGTTCCATCTGTCGCCACAGTTCGGGCGCCGTGGTGGTGGTATGGGCCGCCGGGTTGGCCGGATTATTGAACTGGTCGATATAAAAAGCGCCGGGGATCTCTTCCGCCAGGCGTTTAGCGTAATCCTGATAGTAAGCCGGATGCCCCTTGCCGACGTCCGAGCGGGTCAACAGCACTTCCACGCCCAGCGCGCGCAGGTGGAAGATCTTCTCGCGGCTCATCTTGTCCGGCACCACCAGCAGTAGCTTATAGCCTTTCAATGCCGCCACCAGCGCCAATCCCAGGCCGGTATTGCCGGCGGTGGCTTCGATGATGGTGCCGCCCGGCTGCAGTTTGCCGTCGCGCTCGGCCTGTTCGATCATCGACAGCGCCACGCGGTCTTTGATCGAACCGCCGGGGTTTTGATTCTCCAGCTTGACGAACAGCCGGCACGGGCCGGTATCGAACTGGGTCAGTTCCAGCATCGGGGTATTGCCAATCATCTCGATGACGGAATGGGGGATCGCCATGACTCATCTCCAGGATTATTCGGTATAAAAGTCTTTGTGTGGATGATAGCGCTGAGGATAAGCGCTTTAAAAAGAACAAATAACGGTTCTATATGCCATTATGGA is part of the Serratia surfactantfaciens genome and encodes:
- a CDS encoding isopenicillin N synthase family dioxygenase, with amino-acid sequence MTHLTTLKTLPLLDLSQLDGDARQRRAFLDDLRAAARDVGFFYLRGHGVDGALNARLQHAARQFFALPEADKLAVQMVRSPHFRGYNRAAAELTLGQPDWREQFDIGAERPALTLADDTPRWARLQGPNQWPAALPALKPLLLQWQQAMTAMSLRLLRAFALALSLPEQAFDRLYGDKPNEHIKLIRYPGRDATGSAQGVGAHKDSGFLSFLLQDAQKGLQVEVSEGRWIDAQPREDTFVVNIGELLELATNGYLRATVHRVETPPAGRDRLSIAFFLGARLDAVVPLYQLPPQLAAQARGPASDPLNPLLRDVGYNYLKGRIRSHPDVAHRFYQDVIGL
- a CDS encoding PQQ-dependent sugar dehydrogenase, whose product is MPRLTLLAGLLLCSGLLHAAPTVSQLQDGLEHPWSLAFLPAEQGLLITERPGRLRLWQQGKGLSPPIAGVPQVYAEGQGGLLEVLPAPDFSASRRVYLSFAEPGEGGKAGTAVGYGRLSDDGRRLENFKVIFRQQPKLSVGNHFGGKLAFDRQGYLFIALGENNQRPTAQETDKLQGKLVRLTAEGAVPPDNPWVGQAGKRPEVWSYGHRNPQGLALNPWSGAIWEHEHGPRGGDELNIPLPGKNYGWPLATYGINYSGQPIPEAKGERVPGTEQPLHYWRVSPGLSGMAFYDGQRFPAWRHSLFIGALAQKELIRLTLESDKVVAEERLLGDRGERIREVRSGPDGYLYLLTDERNGKLLKVGAS
- a CDS encoding HAD family hydrolase yields the protein MDLALFDLDETLIDDDSASLWIRWLVGQGFAPAELELQEQQLMQLYYQGKLSMEDYMQATLAPLTGLSVQTVAGWVQRYIRRDILPRVYPAARERLQWHRERGDCILVISATGEHLVAPIAEQLGADDALAIGVEISDGRFTGNTYGTMTYQQGKVIRLQHWLAQHPHLKFEHSHGYSDSLNDKAMLQFVDSATVINPDSELNALAVERGWEVCRWER
- a CDS encoding pyridoxal-phosphate dependent enzyme; translated protein: MAIPHSVIEMIGNTPMLELTQFDTGPCRLFVKLENQNPGGSIKDRVALSMIEQAERDGKLQPGGTIIEATAGNTGLGLALVAALKGYKLLLVVPDKMSREKIFHLRALGVEVLLTRSDVGKGHPAYYQDYAKRLAEEIPGAFYIDQFNNPANPAAHTTTTAPELWRQMEHDVDAIVVGVGSGGTLGGLSRYFAEVSPQTEFVLADPAGSILADYLDNGQVGEAGSWLVEGIGEDFVPPLSDFDQVRNAYRIGDAEAFTTARDLLRKEGVLAGSSTGTLLAAALRYCRAQTEPKRVVTFVCDSGNKYLSKMYNDHWMLEQGLLSKPQHGDLRDLIAYRHDEGAAVSAAPDDTLAIVHARMRLYDISQLPVLEGDRVVGLIDEWDLLNAVQADAAHFSLPASSAMTKRVNTLQKEAGYQELQATFNHGHVAVVLDGERFLGLITRTDVLNAWRQKLR
- a CDS encoding trans-sulfuration enzyme family protein, whose translation is MAKFDTLTVHAGYTPDATGAVMPAIYATSTYAQPAPGEHTGYEYSRSANPTRTALESAIAELEGGSRGYAFASGLAACSTVLELLDKDSHLIAVDDLYGGTYRLLEKVRSRTAGLRVTYVSPADLAGLEQAIEPDTKMIWVETPTNPLLKLADLSAIAAIAKKHQLISVADNTFASPYLQRPLDLGFDVVVHSATKYLNGHSDVVAGVAAVGDNPALAEQLGFLQNAVGGILDPFSSFLTLRGIRTLALRMQRHSDSALRIAQWLESQPQVENVYYPGLPSHPQHELAARQMTRFGGMISVRLKGDDAYARRVIKRSRLFTLAESLGGVESLISQPFSMTHASIPLEQRLQTGITPQLVRLSVGIEDVEDLIADLKQALAE
- a CDS encoding glutathione S-transferase family protein, which gives rise to MLTIWGRENSNNVRKVLWCAAELELNFTHINAGGAFGKVNEESYRALNPNGLVPLLQDDDFVLWESNTIVRYLAAKFGDATFYPQDLQARAAAEKWMDWTTSTIVPAFTIVFWGLVRTAPELRDMAKIDAAIATLEKHFDVIEQTLARQPYLSGEAFGFGDIPLGSFAYAWFEMPIARRSRPNMERWYQQLRARPAYQRGVMSALT